TAATTTGGTGCAATAATTGCGCGCTTCCTCTCAGAATACTTGCCGCCTCCAAATAATTGAATCGTACTATCACTTACTTTTGCATCGATTAACATTATCATGATTTGCTGCTCTCTAGGATCTAAAAAGTCAGTTAGAATTGGTTGAAACGAACGCTCCACCTGTTCCTTCCATGATAAAACACGATCCACGAAAGGATGTTCTTCTTTTCTAAAGTGTTGATAAATATCCATGTCTTAAAACAATCCGGCTAACATTCTAAAAAATACCGGTAAACCGTAGTCCCGCGCTAAAAACAGAACAAAAATCGCTACAATTGGTGACAAGTCAATCATACCAAGTGGAGGAATAATTTTACGGAATGGTTCAAGAAATGGTTCACAGATATTTGTTAGGAATCTTCCTATCGCTGTATCGCGTGATCCCGGAAACCAGGACATAAAGATATAGATAATAATGGCGAAACTGTATATTTCCAAACCATAATAAAGAAGTAAAAACAATTGGTTCATTTAGGCTACCATCCTTTTTCAAATTCGTCTTCTTCTACTAATGTATCGGTAATAGAACCGGAAACATTGACATTATCCGGTGTACATAAGAATGTATCAGCACCAAGCTTCTGTATATCACCATTAATCGCGTAAACTGTCCCGCTCAAAAAGTCAACAATACGTTTTGCCTGTCCACGATCAACACGTTGCAAGTTGATCACAACAGCCCTTCGGTTAACAATATTATCGGCTATTTCCTGAGCTTCACCATAGGACCTTGGTTCACTTAGGACCACTTTCGATGCTGTTTGCTGCATACTTTTCAGGTTCACTACATTTTGCTTTGACTGTTTCTGATTAGTACTTTCGGAGCTTGACGCAGGAGCGTCTTCCTGTTCATATTCCTCAACATATTCATACTCATCATCCATCGTAAAGAACGTTTTTATTTTATTTTTAATGGTCATGGTTACACCTCACTAGTTTTTGATCCAACTAAATTTGAACCAATGCGTATATGAGTAGCACCTTCCTCAACAGCAATTTGATAGTCATTACTCATTCCCATCGATAAATAGGTACACGGTGCGCTAGACAGTTGTTTGCTCGAAATCCTGTCCCTTGTTTCCCTAAGCAGCCTGAACGTTTGGCGCAATAACTCCTGATCGTCGGTGTGGGGTGCCATTGTCATAAGACCAACAACATGAATATTAGGATAGACTGAGAGTGTTGATATGAAGCTTTCCACTTCGCTCAGTTCAATTCCGTGCTTTGATTCTTCACCACTAACATTCACTTGAATAAAGCAATTAACTGGTTTTTCGGAACGCTTGTTTATTTCTTTTGCAAGTGATGTTCGATCAAGCGAATGTATGAAATCAACCTTGTCAATTACATCTTTGACTTTACGAGATTGCAATGTACCGATAAAATGCCATTTCGCCCGTTCCCTAAAGTGTTCATATTTTTCGTAGAAGCCTTCCAATCGGTTTTCGCCAAGGTTTTGAATTCCAGCCTGAAGTGCTTCTTCCGTTCGTTCTATTGTAACATATTTCGTTACTCCGATAATGGTTATTTCGCTTGTGTTTCGCTTACACTTATCACAAGCTGTTTGGATAGTGGTTTGTATGTTGGTTAAATTATCAGCTACTTGCACGATTTATATATCCCCTTTCAAAGCTGCATCATGATTGAAAACCGATGAAGCCTAACATTCTTCCGGTTTTACCATGATCCCTCCGATGAGAAAAAAATAATTCCTCCTCGCGAAATGTGCAATAATTTGTTACATCTATATTATGACGAATTACCCCACTTTGTAAAAGGATTTCCATATTTAACTTCTTTAAATCCAATAAATAATGGTCATTATTTCGTCTTTCCGCTGCCTGTTTTATTTGTTCTTCGTCGAGATTTTTAATAACCTGCCAATCGACTTCATAAGCGTTTTTAGATATACATGGTCCGATAGCCACTCGTATCGTTTCAGGGTCTGCACCAAGTAATTCAAATTTCTTAATCATTTCCACTCCAATGCTATTTACAGTTCCTTTCCAGCCTGCATGTGCAATACCGATATATTCTGTTTCCTTATCAAAAAAGAAAAGGGGAACGCAGTCCGCGAAGAAAGCAGTACAAAGAATATCTTTTTGATTTGTGATAAGCCCATCAATTCCGCTAAGCGAATCATCATACGTAAAGGCGCCCCTCCCCTTCAATTTTTGGTCAATCACCGCTATGTTGGTACCATGAACCTGTTCACCGCTAACCCAGGAATCCATTGGCAGCCCAATTCGGTCAGCAAGTTGCGCCCGATTTTTAATGACATCCTGCTTTCTATCCGGTACATGTAAACCCATATTAAATGATTCGAATGGGGGTCTACTAATTCCGCCAAGACGAGTAGTAAAACCAACTTGCAGTTCAGGGTGTAAATCTTTCCAGCTGTTCAAAGTTAAATATGATGAATTTGCATGATTAAAAACGTCCAACGTGGATACCTCCATATATTGTCCTTGCCTTATTCTACCATATTTTTAATGGACACTTTAATCTAATGTTGTATTACTGCTTAAAAGAAGTTGGTTTTCCTTTAACTGAACAAGAATAACATCTTCCCCTATTGTTGTGATTTGATGCCATCCAATAATCATTTCTCCTGATTTCGCAAACATCCCACTTTTCCCTTCTTTTATTTGCAGGACAATTGCAAGTATTCTACCGTTCACGGCATCAATCTCCAAATCAGAAATATGACCCAGACGTGTACCATTTTCAATGACGATGACCTCTTTCATTTGCAACTCTGAAAGTTTGATCATTGTAATCACCACCTTACTAAATTTATATGCAAGGTTTGTTCATTTTTTCATAAAAAAACAGTAAAAAAGAACAGATATGACGATATCTGTTCTTGGGCTTCATTCTATTAACCATTATCGAACCACGGCCCCTTGAAACTAGACCGTTTTCTATTCACTCAAACATTTGTTTGTTCATTTGGTTGATTGCTGCTTTTTCGAGGCGCGACACCTGGGCTTGTGATATGCCGATTTCATCGGCGACTTCCATTTGTGTTTTACCTTGGAAAAAACGTTTATTTACAATCATTTTCTCACGTTCATTGAGTTGATGCATACCTTCCTTCAAGGAAAGCTTGTCTACCCAGGTAGAATCCTTATCCGAATCATCACTTAACTGATCCATCACAAAAATCGGGTCACCACCGTCATTATAGATTGGTTCAAATAATGAAACAGGATCCTGAATTGCATCCAGAGCAAATACGATATCTGCTTGTGGTATGCCTAATTCCTCGGCGATTTCTTTGGAAGTAGGTTCCTTTGATGTTTTGTTAACCAAACTTTCTCTTACCTGTAATGCTTTATATGCAATATCACGTAATGATCTGGACACACGAATTGGATTATTATCCCGTAAATATCTTCTAATTTCTCCAATGATCATCGGGACTGCATATGTGGAAAATTTAACATTATGACCTAAATCAAAATTATCGATTGATTTCATTAATCCTATACATCCTACCTGAAACAGATCATCAACATATTCTCCACGATTATTAAAACGCTGAATGACACTTAAAACTAAGCGTAAATTACCATTCACTAATTCTTCTCGTGCAGATAGTTCTCCCTCTTGCATTTTTACAAATAATTTACGCATTTCTTCGTTCTTTAACACTGGTAATTTCGATGTATCAACACCACATATTTCAACTTTATGTCTAATCATATCGATTCTGCCCTCCCAGTTAGCGATGCTGTTCAAGGACAGTATCTCCGCGCAGGAGATTTTTTATGCAAACCGAATGAGACAAAAAATGGTAAATATATGGTGTAAATCAACTGTGTCTAGGGCTATACCATTTTATTAAATTCTTTTTTTAACCGGCGGATTATTTTTTTCTCCAGTCTGGAAATATACGATTGTGAAATACCTAACATATCGGCCACATCTTTTTGTGTTTTTTCCTCCTGGCCAATCAGACCAAATCGCAGCTCCATGATTTGCTTTTCCCTGTTATTCAAATGTGACAAAGCATTTTTTAACAAATCTTTGTCCACGTTCTTTTCAAGGTTCTTGGTAATCACATCATCATCCGTGCCTAGTACATCTGACAACAATAATTCATTGCCATCCCAATCTATGTTCAAAGGCTCATCAAATGATATTTCAGATTTTAATTTATTATTTCTTCTTAAATACATAAGAATCTCATTTTCAATACATCTGGATGCATAGGTTGCTAATTTAATTTGTTTCTCTGGTTTGAAGGTATTAACAGCTTTGATTAGACCAATAGTTCCAATACTGATTAAATCTTCAATGTTGATACCGGTATTTTCAAATTTGCGGGCAATATAAACAACTAAACGCAGATTTCGTTCTATCAGTACTGCCCGAGCCGCTTTATCCCCAGTAGGTAAGCGCTTTAATAAAGACTGTTCTTCTGTTTTTGACAGCGGTGGTGGTAATGCTTCACTGCCGCCAATATAATATATTTCATCAGCTTTAAAACCTAGTTTAATTAAAAACTTATACCACCATAACTGCATCCGAAGTTTCAACAAATTAATCGCTCCTTTTCATTAAATTG
This Virgibacillus phasianinus DNA region includes the following protein-coding sequences:
- a CDS encoding YggT family protein encodes the protein MNQLFLLLYYGLEIYSFAIIIYIFMSWFPGSRDTAIGRFLTNICEPFLEPFRKIIPPLGMIDLSPIVAIFVLFLARDYGLPVFFRMLAGLF
- a CDS encoding cell division protein SepF; this translates as MTIKNKIKTFFTMDDEYEYVEEYEQEDAPASSSESTNQKQSKQNVVNLKSMQQTASKVVLSEPRSYGEAQEIADNIVNRRAVVINLQRVDRGQAKRIVDFLSGTVYAINGDIQKLGADTFLCTPDNVNVSGSITDTLVEEDEFEKGW
- a CDS encoding YggS family pyridoxal phosphate-dependent enzyme is translated as MQVADNLTNIQTTIQTACDKCKRNTSEITIIGVTKYVTIERTEEALQAGIQNLGENRLEGFYEKYEHFRERAKWHFIGTLQSRKVKDVIDKVDFIHSLDRTSLAKEINKRSEKPVNCFIQVNVSGEESKHGIELSEVESFISTLSVYPNIHVVGLMTMAPHTDDQELLRQTFRLLRETRDRISSKQLSSAPCTYLSMGMSNDYQIAVEEGATHIRIGSNLVGSKTSEV
- the pgeF gene encoding peptidoglycan editing factor PgeF; its protein translation is MDVFNHANSSYLTLNSWKDLHPELQVGFTTRLGGISRPPFESFNMGLHVPDRKQDVIKNRAQLADRIGLPMDSWVSGEQVHGTNIAVIDQKLKGRGAFTYDDSLSGIDGLITNQKDILCTAFFADCVPLFFFDKETEYIGIAHAGWKGTVNSIGVEMIKKFELLGADPETIRVAIGPCISKNAYEVDWQVIKNLDEEQIKQAAERRNNDHYLLDLKKLNMEILLQSGVIRHNIDVTNYCTFREEELFFSHRRDHGKTGRMLGFIGFQS
- a CDS encoding YlmC/YmxH family sporulation protein, with protein sequence MIKLSELQMKEVIVIENGTRLGHISDLEIDAVNGRILAIVLQIKEGKSGMFAKSGEMIIGWHQITTIGEDVILVQLKENQLLLSSNTTLD
- the sigG gene encoding RNA polymerase sporulation sigma factor SigG — encoded protein: MIRHKVEICGVDTSKLPVLKNEEMRKLFVKMQEGELSAREELVNGNLRLVLSVIQRFNNRGEYVDDLFQVGCIGLMKSIDNFDLGHNVKFSTYAVPMIIGEIRRYLRDNNPIRVSRSLRDIAYKALQVRESLVNKTSKEPTSKEIAEELGIPQADIVFALDAIQDPVSLFEPIYNDGGDPIFVMDQLSDDSDKDSTWVDKLSLKEGMHQLNEREKMIVNKRFFQGKTQMEVADEIGISQAQVSRLEKAAINQMNKQMFE
- the sigE gene encoding RNA polymerase sporulation sigma factor SigE, whose translation is MNLLKLRMQLWWYKFLIKLGFKADEIYYIGGSEALPPPLSKTEEQSLLKRLPTGDKAARAVLIERNLRLVVYIARKFENTGINIEDLISIGTIGLIKAVNTFKPEKQIKLATYASRCIENEILMYLRRNNKLKSEISFDEPLNIDWDGNELLLSDVLGTDDDVITKNLEKNVDKDLLKNALSHLNNREKQIMELRFGLIGQEEKTQKDVADMLGISQSYISRLEKKIIRRLKKEFNKMV